The Acidobacteriota bacterium DNA window CCGCCGCCTGGTTTCAAGAGGACGCCGAGGATGCGCGACGCTGGCTCCAGGAGCACGATCTACTGGACGCCGAGGGCCAGATCACCGGCCGTACGAGGCGAGAGGTCTCCACGAGCCCAGCGCCTCTCAACTGAGGTAGGATCGGCCCCGCCGCACCCCTGCCAATTCCTTCCGGAGACATCCATGGCCTCAGCAAAGCAAAGCTCCTCGTCCTCAAAATCCCGGCGACGCTGGCCCTGGATTCTCGTCTTCCTGGTGGTTGCGCTGGCGGGAACCTACCTGGCCTACAGCGAGCCGCGCCCCGAGGGCGAAGCCGGCCCCGCCGCCGACGCCCTGGCGCAGGAGATGATGCAGGCGGTGAACGTCGAGGCCTGGCACCGCACCGGCGCCGTCCAATGGAGCTTCCGCGGCCAGCGGCATCATCTGTGGGACCGCCAGCGCCAGCTCGTCCGCGTCGCCTGGGACGACGTCGAGGTGTTGGTGAACCTCGGCGACCAGAGCGGACGGGCCTGGAAGAACGGGCAGGAAGTACAAGGCGAAAAGGCCGACAAGCTGGTACGCAAGGCCTACGAAGGGTGGATCAACGACTCCTTCTGGCTCAACCCGGTGGTCAAAGTCTTCGACGACGGCACCGAGCGCAGCCTGGTGGAAGTATCCGACGGCCGGGGCCTGCTGGTGCAATACACCAGCGGCGGCGTCACCCCCGGAGATGCCTATCTGTGGATCGTTGGCGAAGACGGTCTGCCGACGAAATGGAAGATGTGGACCTCCAACCTTCCCATCGGCGGCATGGACGCCAGCTGGGAGGATTGGGTCACTCTGAGCACCGGCGCCCAGGTGGCCACCGGGCATAAGCTGGCCATCGCCCGGGTGGACCTCGAGGACGTCGCCGGCGCCGCCACCCTCGAAGAGCTCCTCGACGGGGGGGCGGATCCCTTCGCGCCTCTCTTCTGAGACGCCGAGGTCAGGGCTTCAGCTCGTCCGGCACCCAGAACCCGACCTTCTCCTTCACCGCCGCCACCTTGGTCTCCGCCAGGGCCCGGGCCCGCTCGGCGCCGATGCCCAGCTGGCGGTCGAGCTCCGCCGGATCCTTCATCAGGTGCTCGTATTCCTCGCGCACCGGCCGCAGCTCCTCGATCACCACCTCGGCGACGGTCTTCTTCAGGTCGCCGTAGCCGCGGGCGTCGGCGAAATCCGCTTCCACCGCCTCCCGGCTCTTGTCCGTGATGGCCTGATAGATGGTCAGGAGATTGTTGACCCCGGCGCGCTCCGGATCGTCGCTGAAGCGGATCTCTCGGCCTGAGTCGGTAACCGCCCGGCGGAGGGCCCGCCGGATCTCGTCGTCGCTGTCCTCCAGCCGCACGGCATGACCGCGGACGTGGCTCTGGGATTTGCTCATCTTGTTGGCCGGATCGTCCAACCCCATGACCCGGGCCCCGGCTTCCGGCACCACCGCCTTGGGCACCACGAAGGTCTCGCCGTAGAGGTGATTGAAGCGCTGGGCGATGTCCCGGGAGAGCTCCAAATGCTGGCGCTGGTCGTCTCCCACCGGCACCTCGTCGGCGTCGTAGAGCAGGATGTCCGCCGCCTGCAGCACCGGGTAGGTCAGCAAACCGGCTTGCACGCTCTGTTGCCGGCGACTCTTGGTCTTGAACTGAGTCATGCGCTCGAGCCAACCCAGGGGCGTGATGCAGGTGAAGATCCAGCAGCACTCGGCGTGGGCCCGAATGTGGCTTTGCACGAAGAGGGTGGAACGCTGGGGATCGATCCCCGCCGCCAGCAACATCGCCGCCGTCGACCGCGTCTGATGGCGGAGCTTTTCCGGCTCCTGCTCCACCGTGATGGCGTGGAGGTCGACGATGCAGTACAGGCACTCCT harbors:
- the trpS gene encoding tryptophan--tRNA ligase → MSQQDSTHPAQPPRRPRVLSGIQPSGHLHLGNYLGAVKRWAQVQDEKECLYCIVDLHAITVEQEPEKLRHQTRSTAAMLLAAGIDPQRSTLFVQSHIRAHAECCWIFTCITPLGWLERMTQFKTKSRRQQSVQAGLLTYPVLQAADILLYDADEVPVGDDQRQHLELSRDIAQRFNHLYGETFVVPKAVVPEAGARVMGLDDPANKMSKSQSHVRGHAVRLEDSDDEIRRALRRAVTDSGREIRFSDDPERAGVNNLLTIYQAITDKSREAVEADFADARGYGDLKKTVAEVVIEELRPVREEYEHLMKDPAELDRQLGIGAERARALAETKVAAVKEKVGFWVPDELKP